One region of Clostridium sp. Marseille-P299 genomic DNA includes:
- the uxuA gene encoding mannonate dehydratase has translation MKMTLRWFGSKFDTVTLEQIRQIPGVTGVITTLYDSVPGEVWELKDILALKEEVEAAGLKLEGIESVNVHDAIKVGSPDRDKYIENYITTLEHLGQADIHLVCYNFMPVFDWTRTELKRVRPDGSTVLAYTQEAVDKLNPEEMFNSISGETNGSIMPGWEPERMAHIKELFELYKEVDDEKLFENLKYFLERIMPVCDKYNIDMAIHPDDPAWSVFGLPRIIINKDNILRLMKMVDNPHNGVTFCAGSYGTNLKNDLPDMIRSLKGRIHFAHVRNLKFHSQDNFEEAAHLSSDGDFDMYEIMKALYDMDFEGPIRPDHGRMIWGEVAMPGYGLYDRALGATYLNGLWEAIDKSQKCK, from the coding sequence ATGAAGATGACACTACGTTGGTTCGGTAGCAAATTTGATACCGTAACATTAGAGCAAATACGCCAAATTCCTGGAGTAACAGGTGTAATAACTACTTTATATGACTCAGTACCAGGGGAGGTATGGGAATTAAAAGATATCCTAGCTTTAAAGGAAGAAGTTGAAGCAGCAGGCTTAAAATTAGAAGGCATTGAAAGTGTTAACGTTCATGATGCAATTAAGGTAGGATCTCCTGATAGGGATAAATACATTGAAAATTACATAACTACATTAGAGCATTTAGGCCAGGCAGATATTCACTTGGTATGCTATAACTTTATGCCAGTCTTTGATTGGACTCGTACTGAGTTAAAAAGAGTTCGTCCGGATGGTTCTACAGTGCTTGCCTATACACAGGAGGCAGTTGATAAATTGAACCCAGAAGAAATGTTTAATTCTATTTCAGGTGAAACAAATGGATCTATCATGCCAGGTTGGGAACCGGAAAGAATGGCCCATATTAAAGAATTATTTGAATTATATAAAGAAGTAGATGATGAAAAATTATTTGAAAATCTAAAGTATTTTCTTGAAAGAATTATGCCAGTTTGTGATAAGTACAATATTGATATGGCAATTCATCCAGATGATCCTGCATGGAGCGTATTTGGCTTACCTAGAATTATCATTAATAAAGATAATATCTTACGTTTAATGAAAATGGTGGATAATCCTCATAATGGTGTTACTTTCTGTGCTGGTTCTTATGGTACCAACTTAAAAAATGATTTACCGGATATGATTCGCTCTTTAAAGGGAAGAATTCATTTTGCCCATGTACGTAATTTAAAATTCCACTCACAGGATAATTTTGAAGAGGCAGCTCACTTATCTTCAGATGGCGATTTTGACATGTATGAAATCATGAAAGCATTGTATGATATGGATTTTGAAGGCCCAATACGACCTGATCACGGACGTATGATTTGGGGAGAGGTGGCTATGCCAGGTTATGGTTTATATGATAGAGCATTAGGTGCTACCTATCTGAATGGATTATGGGAAGCAATCGATAAGAGTCAGAAATGTAAGTAG
- a CDS encoding LacI family DNA-binding transcriptional regulator, translating into MDKDNKRVTIKMISEKSGLSAGTVDRVLNKREGVSEKSRQHILKIAEELGYRPNKFASALGRKKELRIGIIYPEKPEDFYKDITLGIELAVEELQDYGVRVDTFRYPTFSPVHIKECFSSIDISLYDGFAVNPAGGNIISNYIDQFIDQGKPTITFNTDAPTSSRIFYFGSNSFQSGMMAAEMLSSIMNETGNVLVLGNLSRMSPFLERLNGFLEYMQLYSPDIHINICTDCNPGYDYVEKSLTDFLSTTPNIQGIFCTGYSSTVGAINALTKLDRKDIKLTGYDVTPTTAKAIQENWCNVLLHQYPFRQGHQTAHLLVKHLLEGWTPPKQQIYLDAQIVIKSNVENYRNNKKSYLMK; encoded by the coding sequence ATGGATAAAGATAATAAACGAGTAACAATAAAGATGATATCTGAAAAATCTGGTTTATCTGCTGGTACTGTAGATCGTGTGTTGAACAAACGTGAAGGAGTAAGCGAGAAAAGTAGGCAACACATCTTAAAAATTGCAGAAGAATTGGGATATCGTCCAAATAAATTTGCTAGTGCATTGGGGAGAAAAAAAGAACTTCGTATTGGAATCATTTACCCAGAGAAACCAGAGGATTTTTACAAAGATATTACACTTGGCATTGAACTTGCAGTGGAGGAATTACAAGATTATGGCGTTAGGGTAGATACCTTTCGTTATCCAACCTTTTCACCAGTCCATATCAAAGAATGTTTTTCATCCATTGATATTTCACTTTATGACGGATTTGCTGTAAATCCTGCAGGTGGAAATATTATATCGAACTATATCGATCAATTTATAGACCAAGGAAAACCAACCATTACATTTAATACAGATGCACCAACGAGTTCACGAATATTTTATTTCGGTAGTAATTCATTTCAATCAGGAATGATGGCTGCAGAGATGCTAAGCTCAATTATGAACGAAACAGGTAATGTATTAGTTCTTGGAAATCTTTCTAGAATGTCACCTTTTTTAGAACGTCTAAACGGATTTCTAGAGTACATGCAATTATATTCACCTGATATTCACATAAATATCTGTACCGATTGTAATCCCGGCTATGACTATGTCGAGAAATCCCTAACTGATTTTTTATCTACTACTCCAAATATCCAAGGAATCTTCTGTACTGGTTACTCTAGCACTGTAGGAGCGATCAATGCCTTAACAAAATTAGACCGTAAAGATATTAAATTAACTGGCTATGACGTAACCCCTACGACTGCCAAAGCAATCCAAGAAAATTGGTGTAACGTGCTTTTACATCAATACCCATTCCGACAAGGGCATCAAACCGCTCATCTTCTTGTAAAACACTTACTAGAAGGATGGACTCCACCAAAACAACAGATATACTTAGATGCACAAATTGTTATTAAAAGTAATGTTGAAAACTATAGAAACAATAAAAAATCTTATCTTATGAAGTAA
- a CDS encoding V-type ATP synthase subunit D — translation MDLNTFPTKGNLILAKNSLVFSKQGYELMDKKRNILIRELMELIDSAKDIQAELDETFSAAYRALQKANIEMGIYNVEELSHAIPEENSIRIKTRSIMGTEIPLVEYDEKKDTTPSYGFYDTRLSLDEACKHFNKVKELTIRLSMIENAAYRLATNIKKTQKRANALKNITIPYYSTLTVTIANALEEKEREEFTRLKVIKSTKENKKSRK, via the coding sequence ATGGACCTGAATACCTTCCCTACGAAGGGCAATCTTATCTTAGCTAAGAATTCCTTGGTGTTTTCAAAACAAGGATATGAATTGATGGATAAGAAGCGTAATATTTTAATTCGTGAACTTATGGAACTAATTGATTCTGCGAAGGATATCCAGGCAGAATTAGACGAAACCTTCAGTGCAGCTTATCGTGCACTTCAAAAAGCGAATATTGAAATGGGTATCTATAATGTAGAAGAATTAAGTCATGCAATCCCAGAAGAAAATTCGATTCGTATAAAAACAAGATCCATTATGGGTACAGAGATTCCTTTAGTTGAATACGATGAAAAAAAGGATACGACTCCTTCTTATGGATTTTACGATACAAGACTATCGCTTGATGAAGCTTGTAAGCACTTTAATAAGGTTAAGGAACTTACCATTCGCTTATCGATGATTGAAAATGCCGCTTATCGCCTTGCAACTAATATTAAAAAGACGCAAAAGCGTGCGAATGCGCTTAAGAATATTACCATACCTTATTACTCAACTCTTACCGTAACCATTGCAAATGCATTGGAAGAAAAGGAAAGAGAAGAGTTTACAAGATTAAAAGTAATTAAGAGTACGAAAGAAAATAAAAAAAGTAGGAAATAA
- a CDS encoding sugar ABC transporter ATP-binding protein, translated as MSEELFRMEGISKSFPGVKALDNVSFSVNKGEVHGLVGENGAGKSTLMKIMTGVYQADQGEIYIENEKVTIDSVAKAHELGISIIFQELTLCRHLTVADNIFIGRPPVKRGFISDKQMHREAKKILDNLGINISTYAMVSSLSVAQQQMVEIAKAISYNSRILVLDEPTATLTDREIDQLFEIVRKLQKKGVGMVYISHRMEELKQICERATVIRDGQYIGTRSLSEITLDELVNMIVGRSLDDKYPKYQRKIGDVALEVRNLRQGNKLNVDHFKVHKGEILGISGLVGAGRTEIMRCVFGADKADSMELYMEGKPIKVNSVIQAINNGLAYATEDRKYDGLALSLDVEYNTNMAHLHELSRFGFINDKEGAKNAEKYRKLMNTKTPNLRKPCGQLSGGNQQKIVLSKWLCNDIKVLIVDEPTRGIDVGAKFEIYQIFNRLSDAGVAIIMISSELPEILGMSDRVLVIHEGTINGELDAKKTSQEEILYLAAGYNKLEGKPAPTIS; from the coding sequence ATGAGTGAAGAGCTTTTTCGGATGGAGGGAATTAGCAAATCATTTCCCGGTGTAAAAGCACTGGATAATGTGTCTTTTTCGGTAAATAAAGGTGAAGTTCACGGTTTGGTTGGTGAAAACGGAGCAGGAAAATCCACATTAATGAAAATTATGACCGGTGTTTACCAGGCAGATCAAGGTGAAATCTATATTGAAAATGAAAAAGTAACCATTGATTCGGTAGCAAAAGCACACGAACTTGGAATTAGTATTATATTTCAGGAATTAACACTTTGCCGTCATTTAACAGTTGCAGATAATATTTTTATTGGACGTCCTCCAGTAAAGAGAGGTTTTATCAGTGACAAACAAATGCATCGGGAAGCAAAAAAGATACTTGATAATCTTGGAATTAATATCAGTACATATGCAATGGTATCTAGTCTTAGTGTAGCGCAACAGCAAATGGTGGAAATAGCAAAAGCCATATCGTATAATTCAAGAATTTTAGTACTAGATGAGCCTACAGCAACATTGACAGACCGTGAGATTGATCAGTTGTTTGAAATTGTACGAAAGCTGCAAAAAAAAGGTGTTGGTATGGTTTACATATCTCATCGTATGGAGGAACTAAAACAGATTTGTGAACGAGCAACAGTTATTAGAGATGGCCAATATATTGGGACAAGAAGTTTAAGTGAGATTACGTTGGACGAGCTTGTTAATATGATCGTTGGCCGTTCTTTAGATGATAAGTATCCGAAATATCAACGTAAAATCGGAGATGTAGCGTTAGAAGTACGTAATTTACGGCAAGGAAATAAATTAAATGTGGATCATTTTAAAGTACATAAAGGTGAGATTCTAGGTATTTCAGGATTGGTTGGTGCAGGAAGAACAGAAATAATGAGATGCGTCTTTGGTGCAGATAAAGCAGATTCTATGGAATTGTATATGGAAGGTAAGCCAATTAAAGTTAATTCTGTAATCCAAGCAATTAATAATGGGCTTGCTTATGCCACTGAGGATCGTAAGTACGACGGCTTGGCACTTAGCTTAGACGTGGAATATAACACAAATATGGCTCATTTACATGAGCTATCTAGATTTGGCTTCATTAATGACAAAGAAGGGGCTAAAAATGCTGAAAAATATAGAAAGCTGATGAATACAAAAACACCGAATTTACGAAAACCATGCGGTCAGTTATCTGGTGGAAATCAGCAAAAAATTGTCCTTTCCAAGTGGCTTTGCAATGATATTAAAGTTTTGATTGTTGATGAACCAACACGTGGAATTGATGTAGGAGCTAAATTTGAGATATATCAGATTTTTAATCGATTAAGTGATGCTGGGGTTGCAATCATTATGATTTCTTCAGAACTTCCTGAAATATTGGGAATGAGTGATCGTGTTCTTGTTATTCATGAAGGAACCATTAACGGCGAACTGGATGCAAAAAAGACATCGCAGGAAGAGATACTTTACCTTGCTGCAGGTTATAACAAACTAGAGGGAAAACCTGCCCCTACAATTTCTTAA
- a CDS encoding AI-2E family transporter: MEKKIKIKTKLKKIKSNGPKIKKNKEELYGPIIIEEVVEPAKVDRESSNEQVHLSNDENTTPNYSFEFNRKYFMICVYTLATISIGAFIIYCIVNLPVLKTAIGNFFKILSPFIAAFFIAFIINPLAKYLERKFFLNVCKIKSIGVRLSLSILVSYIVVLGLLVVGLVFVIPQIINSITDLTARVPQVYEEIISFLDNIEDYVSPEFIAFIEEKLSEVTPTLITFGTNLAKNLFPMIIDVPFYIVKVAINIFLAIAISIYMLYDKRMLSKHVTRFIYAITSRKKADAIVSVSKDCSAIFSSYVVGKSVDSLIIGIICFVAMLALKLPYAVLMSVIVGVTNMIPYFGPFIGAVPGVLLYLCFDPVKALIFAIMILILQQFDGWILGPKILGDSTGLTPLWVIFGITVGGAYWGVIGMFLGVPIVAVIAYLFNLFITSRLKKKNLNIK, translated from the coding sequence ATGGAGAAAAAAATTAAAATTAAAACAAAATTAAAAAAGATAAAAAGTAATGGCCCCAAAATAAAAAAGAATAAAGAGGAATTATATGGGCCGATTATTATTGAAGAAGTTGTAGAGCCTGCTAAAGTAGATAGAGAGAGCAGTAATGAGCAAGTTCATCTAAGTAACGATGAAAATACTACACCAAATTATAGTTTTGAGTTTAATCGAAAGTATTTTATGATATGTGTGTATACACTTGCGACTATTTCAATTGGTGCTTTTATAATATATTGTATTGTGAATTTACCAGTATTAAAGACTGCAATCGGTAATTTTTTTAAGATATTATCTCCTTTTATTGCGGCATTTTTTATAGCATTTATTATTAATCCATTGGCGAAGTATTTGGAACGTAAATTCTTTTTAAATGTTTGTAAGATAAAAAGTATAGGAGTAAGATTATCTCTTTCTATTTTAGTATCCTATATTGTAGTTCTTGGGCTACTAGTAGTTGGTTTAGTATTTGTAATTCCTCAGATTATTAACAGTATTACGGATTTGACTGCTAGAGTTCCCCAAGTTTATGAAGAGATTATTTCATTCCTTGATAATATTGAAGACTATGTATCGCCAGAATTTATAGCCTTTATTGAGGAGAAATTAAGTGAAGTAACACCTACATTAATTACCTTTGGAACGAATTTAGCTAAGAATTTATTTCCTATGATAATTGATGTCCCATTTTATATAGTAAAAGTTGCGATTAATATCTTTTTAGCAATTGCCATTTCAATTTATATGTTATATGACAAGAGAATGTTATCAAAACATGTTACAAGATTTATTTACGCAATTACGTCAAGAAAAAAAGCAGATGCTATTGTGAGTGTATCAAAAGACTGTAGTGCGATTTTTTCAAGTTATGTGGTTGGAAAATCAGTAGACTCATTAATCATTGGAATTATATGCTTTGTTGCGATGCTAGCACTAAAATTGCCTTATGCAGTTTTAATGAGTGTAATCGTTGGTGTTACTAACATGATCCCTTATTTTGGACCTTTTATTGGTGCTGTACCTGGTGTATTGCTATATCTTTGTTTTGACCCTGTAAAAGCGTTGATTTTTGCAATTATGATATTAATATTACAGCAGTTTGATGGCTGGATTCTTGGTCCTAAGATTTTAGGAGATTCTACTGGACTTACACCTTTATGGGTTATCTTCGGTATCACGGTTGGAGGCGCTTATTGGGGCGTTATTGGAATGTTTCTAGGGGTCCCAATCGTAGCGGTAATCGCTTACCTTTTTAATTTATTTATTACATCTCGATTAAAAAAGAAGAATTTGAATATTAAATAA
- a CDS encoding ABC transporter substrate-binding protein, with the protein MKKIISMMLALVLVLSLTACSGSDKNTGNMGSTGENNTGSEKTIYVIVKVLGNQYWSVVQAGAEKAGKDLGCNVVIVGTAAESDIEGQVRYLQDAVSANADAIVIAPLDRTALKNPISEQFKSGTPLVLIDSSVDGEDYSTALMTDNIEAGRMAAKEMIARLKAKGVPEDKEGSIAIQAGSTGSQAINDRLQGFNEYWDENAPTAWKVLKDDIKINDGDISKAVAFCQDFLTTYPDLLGVFGPNNGSTVGFVTGIMEANRTDLTMVGFDFSNEIETMIRGGEYDVASVVQRQYLMGYDGVKTALELANGGTVDEKIIDTGVLIVDNKNVDDKEVQEVINPSK; encoded by the coding sequence ATGAAAAAAATTATTAGCATGATGCTAGCACTTGTATTGGTTTTAAGTTTAACAGCTTGTTCAGGTTCGGACAAAAACACAGGAAACATGGGGTCAACAGGGGAAAATAATACAGGCTCTGAAAAAACAATTTATGTTATTGTTAAGGTACTTGGTAATCAGTATTGGTCAGTAGTTCAGGCAGGTGCTGAAAAAGCGGGTAAAGATCTTGGATGTAATGTTGTTATTGTTGGTACAGCAGCAGAATCTGATATCGAGGGACAGGTTCGTTACTTACAAGACGCAGTTTCTGCTAACGCAGATGCGATTGTAATTGCTCCACTTGATAGAACAGCATTAAAAAATCCTATTTCTGAGCAGTTTAAATCAGGTACTCCACTTGTTTTAATCGACTCAAGCGTTGATGGAGAAGATTACAGCACAGCACTTATGACAGATAATATTGAAGCAGGAAGAATGGCAGCGAAAGAAATGATCGCTAGACTAAAAGCCAAAGGGGTTCCTGAAGATAAAGAAGGTAGCATTGCTATCCAAGCAGGTTCTACAGGCTCTCAAGCAATCAATGACCGTTTACAAGGATTTAATGAATATTGGGACGAAAATGCACCTACAGCATGGAAAGTTTTAAAAGACGATATTAAAATTAACGATGGTGATATTAGTAAAGCAGTTGCTTTTTGCCAGGATTTCTTAACTACATATCCAGACTTACTTGGAGTTTTCGGACCTAACAATGGCTCAACAGTTGGTTTCGTAACAGGTATTATGGAGGCAAATCGTACTGATTTAACAATGGTTGGATTCGACTTTTCTAACGAAATTGAAACAATGATTCGTGGTGGTGAATATGATGTTGCTTCTGTTGTACAACGTCAATATCTAATGGGTTATGATGGTGTTAAAACAGCACTTGAATTAGCAAATGGCGGAACTGTAGATGAAAAGATTATTGATACTGGTGTTTTGATTGTTGATAATAAAAACGTAGATGATAAAGAGGTACAAGAAGTTATTAACCCTTCTAAATAG
- a CDS encoding mannitol dehydrogenase family protein encodes MKLNNEGLKDRIAWESAGYILPDFDREMVKERTKETPRWIHFGAGNIFRAYQANIVQELLNQKIMDTGLIAAEGYGYELIEKMYHPHDDLSILVTLKGDGNIKKTVIGSIVESLCLDSENEKDFERIKEIFKNSSLQMASFTITEKGYSLTDNTGEFAKSVTYDFINGPIKPVSYIGKVAALLYERYKNNQMPIAMVSMDNCSHNGTILYNAVHTFACKWSENGVVDKGFVDYINDSKKVSFPWSMIDKITPRPDAKVKEILSKDNIEDLKEVVTNNGTYAAPFVNAEESEYLVIEDWFPNGRPALEKGGVLFADRETVDKVEKMKVCTCLNPLHTALAVFGCILDYHLISGEIKNPTLKRMVEIIGYEEGLPVVVDPGIMNPKDFIDEVLNVRIPNPFMPDTPQRIATDTSQKLSIRFGETIKAYQKREDLNLSDLKVIPLVFAGWLRYLMGINDKGESFDPSPDPLLDKVRPYVTNIKLGEKTTLSQLKPLLTDSTIFGVDLMEVKMADLVIEYFNEMIAGVGAVENTLRKYIK; translated from the coding sequence ATGAAACTAAATAATGAGGGACTGAAAGATAGAATAGCTTGGGAGAGTGCTGGATATATCCTTCCTGATTTTGACCGTGAAATGGTGAAAGAAAGAACCAAAGAAACTCCAAGGTGGATTCACTTTGGAGCAGGCAATATCTTTCGTGCATACCAGGCAAATATTGTGCAGGAATTGTTAAACCAAAAGATTATGGATACGGGTCTAATTGCTGCAGAAGGTTATGGTTATGAGCTTATAGAGAAGATGTATCATCCACATGATGATCTTAGTATTTTAGTTACCTTAAAAGGGGACGGCAATATTAAAAAAACAGTAATAGGAAGTATCGTTGAATCCCTTTGTCTTGATAGTGAAAATGAAAAAGATTTTGAACGTATTAAGGAAATTTTTAAAAATTCATCCCTTCAAATGGCCAGTTTTACAATTACAGAAAAGGGTTATTCTTTAACAGATAATACTGGAGAGTTTGCAAAAAGTGTGACCTATGATTTTATCAATGGGCCAATAAAGCCAGTAAGTTATATCGGTAAAGTAGCTGCTCTTTTGTATGAGAGATATAAAAACAATCAAATGCCTATTGCCATGGTGAGTATGGATAACTGCTCTCATAATGGGACTATACTTTATAATGCGGTACATACATTTGCTTGTAAATGGAGTGAAAATGGAGTTGTAGACAAGGGATTTGTAGATTATATCAACGATTCCAAGAAAGTTTCTTTTCCATGGAGTATGATTGATAAAATTACTCCAAGGCCAGATGCAAAAGTCAAAGAAATACTAAGTAAAGATAATATTGAGGACTTAAAGGAAGTCGTGACCAATAACGGTACTTATGCTGCTCCTTTTGTTAATGCAGAGGAAAGTGAATACTTAGTGATTGAGGATTGGTTCCCGAATGGAAGACCAGCCCTGGAAAAGGGCGGTGTTTTGTTTGCAGATAGAGAAACTGTTGATAAAGTGGAAAAGATGAAGGTATGTACTTGCCTAAATCCTCTTCACACAGCACTAGCTGTATTTGGCTGCATTCTTGACTATCATTTAATATCAGGGGAGATAAAGAATCCTACGTTAAAGAGAATGGTTGAAATTATTGGCTATGAGGAAGGGCTTCCTGTAGTTGTAGATCCTGGTATTATGAACCCGAAAGATTTTATTGATGAAGTTCTAAATGTTAGAATACCAAATCCATTTATGCCTGACACGCCTCAAAGAATTGCTACAGACACTTCTCAAAAACTTTCCATACGCTTTGGTGAAACTATTAAGGCTTATCAGAAAAGAGAGGATTTAAATCTTAGCGATTTAAAAGTGATACCTCTTGTCTTTGCAGGTTGGCTTCGCTATTTAATGGGAATCAACGATAAAGGTGAAAGCTTTGATCCAAGTCCTGATCCTTTGCTTGATAAAGTACGACCTTATGTAACGAATATTAAATTAGGGGAGAAAACTACATTAAGTCAATTAAAGCCTTTGCTTACAGATTCTACAATCTTTGGTGTTGATTTAATGGAAGTTAAAATGGCTGACCTTGTGATCGAGTATTTTAATGAGATGATAGCAGGTGTAGGTGCAGTGGAGAATACCTTGAGGAAGTATATCAAATAA
- a CDS encoding selenium metabolism-associated LysR family transcriptional regulator, translated as MDFRQLEAFIAVVDLKSFSKAAEKLYLTQPTVSAHIRTLEKELGTTLIARTTKLFQMTYEGERFYRYAKRLVELKDAALQDINMESKKIIRLGASTIPSTYLLPQLLPAFRKKQPNVYFDVRQGDSSFVEERILDGTLDIGLIGTMPRSSECHFEVFCQDELVIATPATSYYIRLKTQKATIHELLKEPIIMRERGSGTQKEAYRYLDQINVSTESLNVVTYINDPESIKGLIVNGMGISMISGFAVKDLEERGQILTFRPEPPSTRNFYIIYKKKIVSDHYLNEFKYFVKHFYKN; from the coding sequence ATGGATTTTAGACAATTGGAAGCTTTTATAGCAGTTGTGGATTTGAAAAGTTTTTCAAAAGCTGCAGAGAAGTTGTATCTAACGCAGCCAACAGTTAGTGCACATATACGTACCTTGGAAAAAGAGCTAGGGACAACACTTATTGCACGAACAACGAAATTATTTCAAATGACTTATGAAGGAGAACGGTTTTATCGCTATGCTAAGCGCTTGGTGGAACTTAAGGATGCTGCTTTACAAGATATCAATATGGAATCAAAGAAGATTATTCGTCTAGGTGCATCAACAATTCCCTCCACATACCTTTTACCACAGCTTCTTCCTGCATTTCGTAAAAAACAACCCAATGTATATTTTGACGTGAGGCAAGGAGATTCTAGTTTTGTGGAGGAGCGAATACTGGATGGGACTCTTGACATTGGTTTGATAGGTACTATGCCTCGGTCAAGTGAATGCCACTTCGAAGTATTTTGCCAGGATGAATTAGTAATTGCAACACCTGCTACAAGCTATTATATTAGGTTAAAGACTCAAAAAGCTACGATACATGAATTACTAAAAGAGCCTATAATAATGCGAGAGAGAGGATCAGGAACTCAAAAAGAGGCGTATCGTTATTTGGATCAGATTAATGTTTCTACGGAATCTTTAAACGTAGTTACCTATATCAATGATCCTGAATCGATCAAAGGATTGATTGTGAATGGTATGGGAATTTCAATGATTTCAGGATTTGCAGTGAAGGATTTAGAGGAAAGAGGGCAAATATTAACCTTTCGTCCTGAACCTCCATCAACTCGCAATTTTTATATTATTTATAAGAAAAAAATTGTTTCGGATCATTATCTAAATGAATTTAAGTATTTTGTTAAGCATTTTTATAAAAATTAA
- a CDS encoding ABC transporter permease, with protein MAENKMILGIKKIGVVPEKIKSSKVGRFYDNFGVSTKRAISSSIVLIILFTIFAVLQPDRFLSSANMQNLLQQIVTYTIIGCGLTFCLVCGGNDLSAGASMALSGIIVVLMLIQGYPLWLGILICLVMGVLTGVMNGFFIEILGVVPFVATLGTQWVYRGLANAIVNGAPVYTTSIPSQKVQDLFYKLGGGRFSNGLSYSVIIALVYAAILGIVLAKTRIGRQIYACGSNLEAAKLSGINAVGTRMFAYCISGLSAAICGILVTSRLSSAQPTAGTGYEMEAIAAAVLGGISITGGEGVILNTVIGALMMGVIRNGLNLNKINSFWQQVIIGLILVLAVARQMYRQRKNNAAGPSTFKSIVGRLFRK; from the coding sequence ATGGCAGAGAATAAGATGATATTAGGCATTAAAAAAATAGGTGTAGTACCAGAAAAAATAAAAAGTAGCAAAGTTGGTCGTTTTTATGACAACTTTGGAGTATCAACGAAACGAGCAATTTCATCCTCCATAGTATTAATTATACTGTTTACAATATTTGCAGTTTTGCAGCCTGATAGATTCTTATCATCGGCAAATATGCAGAACTTATTACAGCAAATTGTTACATATACAATCATAGGATGCGGTCTGACATTCTGTCTTGTCTGTGGTGGTAATGACTTATCGGCTGGTGCATCCATGGCTCTCTCGGGGATCATTGTGGTGTTGATGTTGATTCAAGGATATCCTTTATGGCTTGGTATTTTAATTTGCTTAGTTATGGGTGTTCTTACAGGTGTAATGAATGGATTTTTCATTGAGATTCTCGGCGTTGTACCTTTTGTAGCTACTCTTGGTACCCAATGGGTTTACCGTGGTCTTGCAAATGCTATTGTAAATGGTGCTCCTGTATATACTACAAGCATTCCAAGCCAGAAAGTCCAAGATTTATTTTATAAGTTAGGTGGCGGTCGTTTTTCAAATGGTTTGTCTTACAGTGTAATTATCGCACTTGTTTATGCAGCAATTCTTGGGATAGTGCTTGCAAAAACACGCATTGGTCGTCAGATTTATGCATGTGGATCCAACTTAGAGGCAGCGAAACTTTCCGGTATTAATGCAGTGGGAACTCGTATGTTTGCATATTGTATCAGTGGTCTTTCTGCAGCAATTTGTGGTATTTTAGTAACTTCCCGTTTAAGTTCTGCTCAACCTACAGCAGGTACTGGTTATGAAATGGAAGCAATTGCGGCAGCAGTACTTGGTGGTATATCCATTACAGGTGGAGAAGGTGTTATTTTAAATACTGTAATCGGAGCTTTAATGATGGGTGTTATCCGTAATGGTTTGAATTTAAATAAAATTAACTCATTCTGGCAACAAGTAATCATTGGCTTAATTTTAGTTCTTGCAGTTGCAAGGCAGATGTACCGCCAACGTAAGAATAATGCGGCAGGTCCTTCAACATTTAAATCAATAGTTGGTCGTTTATTTAGAAAATAA